In a single window of the Deltaproteobacteria bacterium genome:
- a CDS encoding C4-dicarboxylate ABC transporter substrate-binding protein — translation MKKMFLFFLVAIIGIAFMSVGAFNAQAAPVKLTYSCFFPPTHIQSKLADAWCKEVEKRTNGQVQISYYPGQTLTKAAQCYDGVVEG, via the coding sequence ATGAAGAAGATGTTTCTGTTTTTTCTGGTCGCAATTATTGGAATCGCTTTTATGAGTGTCGGTGCCTTCAACGCCCAGGCCGCCCCTGTAAAACTTACCTACAGCTGCTTCTTCCCGCCAACCCATATCCAGAGCAAATTGGCCGACGCATGGTGCAAGGAGGTGGAAAAGCGGACGAACGGTCAGGTTCAAATCAGCTATTACCCCGGACAAACCCTCACCAAGGCCGCGCAGTGTTACGACGGCGTGGTCGAAGGAC